A part of Streptomyces sp. NBC_01210 genomic DNA contains:
- a CDS encoding betaine/proline/choline family ABC transporter ATP-binding protein (Members of the family are the ATP-binding subunit of ABC transporters for substrates such as betaine, L-proline or other amino acids, choline, carnitine, etc. The substrate specificity is best determined from the substrate-binding subunit, rather than this subunit, as it interacts with the permease subunit and not with substrate directly.), whose amino-acid sequence MPESAASGASIELESLTKRYPGSPDPAVDNVSMEIKAGETVILVGPSGCGKSTTLKMINRLIEPTSGRIRIGDEDVTDIDPVKLRRKVGYAIQSSGLFPHMTVAENIALVPKMVGWPKSKVKDRVEEMLDLVGLDPREFHGRYPRQLSGGQQQRVGVARALAADPPVLLMDEPFGAVDPITRDHLQDELIRLQHELHKTIVFVTHDFDEAIKLGDRIAVLRERSHIAQFDTPEAILINPADDFVSGFVGAGAALKRLNLTRVRDVEIAEFPTVTVDDPLQIVFNKLRKGPHNEVLMLDRRNRPYKWLRRGDLMRAKGSLARAGQLVHDTVTRDATLHDALEAVLLDSSGRVAVTGRRGEYIGVVDMETLMNSVHEMLEADRLTAIEHQHDLEELRHHQTEVELEGGAGG is encoded by the coding sequence GTGCCTGAATCCGCCGCTTCCGGGGCCTCCATCGAGCTGGAGAGCCTGACCAAGCGCTATCCGGGGAGCCCCGACCCGGCGGTGGACAACGTGTCGATGGAGATCAAGGCGGGCGAGACGGTGATCCTCGTGGGTCCCTCCGGCTGCGGTAAGTCGACCACGCTGAAGATGATCAACCGGCTGATCGAACCGACGTCCGGCCGCATCAGGATCGGCGACGAGGACGTCACCGACATCGACCCGGTGAAGCTGCGGCGGAAGGTCGGATACGCGATCCAGTCCTCCGGTCTCTTCCCGCATATGACGGTCGCGGAGAACATCGCCCTCGTACCGAAGATGGTCGGCTGGCCGAAGTCGAAGGTGAAGGACCGGGTCGAGGAGATGCTCGATCTGGTGGGGCTGGATCCGCGGGAGTTCCACGGGCGCTATCCGCGGCAGCTGTCGGGCGGCCAGCAGCAGCGGGTGGGCGTCGCGCGGGCGCTCGCCGCGGATCCTCCCGTACTGCTGATGGACGAGCCGTTCGGGGCCGTCGACCCGATCACCCGCGATCATCTGCAGGACGAACTGATCAGACTGCAGCACGAGTTGCACAAGACGATCGTCTTCGTCACGCACGACTTCGACGAGGCGATCAAGCTCGGGGACCGGATCGCGGTGCTGCGGGAGCGTTCGCACATCGCGCAGTTCGACACTCCGGAGGCGATCCTCATCAATCCGGCGGACGACTTCGTCTCCGGTTTCGTCGGCGCGGGTGCGGCACTCAAGCGGCTCAATCTCACCCGGGTGCGAGATGTCGAGATCGCGGAGTTCCCGACGGTGACCGTGGACGATCCCCTCCAGATTGTCTTCAACAAGCTGCGCAAGGGCCCGCACAACGAGGTGCTGATGCTGGACCGGCGGAACCGTCCGTACAAATGGCTGCGGCGCGGCGATCTGATGCGCGCCAAGGGGTCGCTGGCCAGGGCGGGGCAGCTGGTGCACGACACGGTGACCCGGGACGCGACACTGCACGACGCGCTGGAGGCGGTGCTCCTGGACTCCAGCGGGCGGGTCGCGGTGACCGGGCGGCGCGGCGAGTACATCGGCGTCGTCGACATGGAGACGCTGATGAACTCCGTACACGAGATGCTCGAGGCCGACCGGCTCACCGCCATCGAGCACCAGCACGATCTGGAGGAGCTGCGCCACCACCAGACAGAGGTGGAGCTGGAGGGCGGTGCGGGCGGATGA